From one Dermacentor variabilis isolate Ectoservices chromosome 3, ASM5094787v1, whole genome shotgun sequence genomic stretch:
- the LOC142573986 gene encoding uncharacterized protein LOC142573986, translated as MFSRFIRAWPASRHTNRCCTSELQEKEVKPKLSFGSTSGGPSNLTSNMKVNLPEHFALLEMQLKPDVPENALKAAASKRCFKGDITAAPGTTLSDKCKSRSSHSTEPLNRRKCEASVSNFVLVETSFTGEPVVIVNEEPAPKALAESEVIDRLTQLREALQEKDPSEEDDRLEALSPSQTQLILVVHRILTALLDRRPGPGVVRDVLYSLIYYQEHNDEDACSCTFLLQDGAAAMSGSLRSNYSRRQHAEGDDGGPRRAGFSSSSSNAYEFVVDGEEEEQKIRRMKDGWNQAPAPPCLSRALQAVQETCDAETQTQEWELARFAVLEIAELGGRLEISGRTLQGRTRAPCQD; from the coding sequence ATGTTCTCACGTTTCATCAGAGCCTGGCCAGCTTCAAGGCATACCAACCGTTGCTGCACGAGTGAGCTACAGGAGAAGGAAGTGAAGCCCAAGCTGTCGTTCGGCTCGACAAGCGGCGGTCCCAGCAACTTGACATCGAACATGAAGGTAAACCTTCCGGAACACTTCGCCCTTCTCGAGATGCAGCTCAAACCTGACGTACCTGAAAACGCGCTAAAAGCAGCTGCTTCCAAGCGCTGTTTCAAAGGTGACATTACGGCTGCTCCAGGTACAACTCTGAGCGACAAGTGCAAATCTCGATCATCGCACAGCACCGAGCCTTTGAACAGGAGGAAATGCGAGGCAAGTGTGTCCAATTTTGTCTTGGTAGAAACCAGCTTCACTGGAGAGCCTGTAGTCATTGTGAACGAAGAGCCAGCGCCGAAGGCTCTCGCCGAGTCAGAGGTGATCGATAGACTGACACAACTGAGAGAAGCGCTGCAGGAAAAGGACCCGTCCGAGGAGGATGACCGGTTGGAAGCGCTGAGCCCCTCTCAAACTCAGCTAATTCTCGTAGTACACCGCATCCTGACTGCCCTCCTGGACCGGCGCCCAGGACCCGGCGTGGTTCGCGACGTTCTGTACTCGCTTATCTATTACCAGGAGCACAATGACGAAGATGCATGCAGCTGTACATTCCTCCTTCAGGACGGAGCTGCCGCCATGTCTGGGTCTTTGCGTTCCAACTACAGCAGACGCCAGCACGCGGAGGGTGATGACGGCGGACCTCGGCGCGCAGGTTTCAGCTCGTCGAGCAGCAATGCTTACGAATTCGTCGTCGATGGAGAGGAGGAAGAGCAGAAAATACGTAGAATGAAAGACGGCTGGAACCAGGCGCCTGCACCTCCTTGTCTGTCACGAGCTCTGCAGGCGGTGCAGGAAACGTGCGATGCCGAGACCCAGACCCAGGAATGGGAACTTGCCCGGTTCGCCGTATTGGAGATCGCGGAGCTCGGAGGGAGGCTTGAAATTTCGGGAAGGACATTGCAGGGACGTACAAGAGCTCCGTGTCAAGACTGA